One segment of Streptomyces bathyalis DNA contains the following:
- a CDS encoding L,D-transpeptidase family protein: MRRTGVDRVRNGRTSVGRSSGERAARAALAGSVAVALAVTLAACGGGAGAAKEPGGKPGGDAARKTDPTRIPGVGDALHKRIPGKSRQVVAVYGKGKDSAAATVRLFTKKGEKWTPGRTWKGHNGRKGWTRDHHEGDKRSPIGVFTLTDAGGVRSAPDAKLPYTASAAFAPPTYWPKKTRHDFDHVIAIDYNRNKGTSPLDPARPDGEAKGGSIWLHLDHGSGTSGCVSIPRAGMEYLLRTLDPDEHPAVVMGDRAALAR; encoded by the coding sequence ATGCGCAGGACTGGGGTGGACCGGGTACGGAACGGGCGGACATCAGTGGGCCGATCGTCAGGGGAACGGGCGGCGAGGGCGGCCCTCGCCGGCTCCGTGGCCGTGGCCCTCGCCGTGACGCTGGCGGCGTGCGGCGGTGGCGCCGGTGCCGCCAAGGAACCGGGAGGGAAGCCCGGCGGCGACGCGGCACGCAAGACCGACCCCACCCGCATCCCCGGCGTGGGCGATGCCCTGCACAAGCGCATCCCCGGCAAGTCCCGCCAGGTGGTGGCCGTCTACGGCAAGGGAAAGGACTCCGCAGCGGCGACCGTGCGGCTGTTCACCAAGAAGGGTGAGAAGTGGACCCCGGGGCGCACCTGGAAGGGACACAACGGCCGCAAGGGCTGGACCCGTGACCATCACGAGGGCGACAAGCGCAGCCCCATCGGAGTCTTCACCCTCACCGATGCCGGCGGCGTGCGTTCCGCACCGGACGCGAAGCTGCCTTACACCGCGAGTGCCGCCTTCGCCCCGCCCACCTACTGGCCCAAGAAGACCCGGCACGACTTCGATCACGTCATCGCCATCGACTACAACCGCAACAAGGGAACCTCCCCGCTCGACCCGGCCCGTCCCGACGGCGAGGCCAAGGGCGGCAGCATCTGGCTGCATCTGGACCACGGCAGCGGCACATCAGGCTGCGTGAGCATCCCCCGGGCCGGCATGGAGTATCTGCTCCGGACCCTGGACCCGGACGAGCACCCGGCGGTGGTCATGGGAGACAGGGCGGCCCTCGCCCGCTGA
- a CDS encoding ABC transporter transmembrane domain-containing protein, with protein MHIRDLPYSDPGVPDVRSGPRFLLWLGRMQLGGQAKALGWGTLHMASVALVPAIVGLALQAVVSGSGGGLAEAGGLLLVIAVSVTVADTMLHRSAITNWITAAARVQQLLARRTSALGATLTQRVAAGEVVAVSTGDIEKIGWCVEAASRFSAALLTTVGVCAGLVVYEPQLGLLVSAGMLVLAFTVLPLLPRATRRADLQREKAGRATELAADTVAGLRVLRGIGGEELFLTRYRQASQEVRRAAVRTARMWALIEAVQVALPGLLLVGVVWHGAGLALDGRIGVGELVTVYGAVTFLLFPLRLFQEFAMAYSFSRPSAQRAVRVLSLRRGGGADSDDGSRETARAKAGEDAARTERAETQPEADDALGGDLYDPVTGLLAPAGQLTAVVCGDPEAAGRLADRLGGHPPEADGSASVLLGGVPLDDVPLASARSAVLVQDKDPVLLSGSLRELLDVPRSGAVPQQHALEAAQCGDVLDALMQGAPETGGDPLEASVTERGRSLSGGQRQRLALARSLVTDPQVLVLDEPTSAVDAHTEARIARSLRRVRADRTTVVFTSSPLMLDQAERVVLVRGAQVLAAGSHRELLRTHAGYRAVVTREPEKEAGPEADGSVDASPAAAPSPVPDGPRFAQAEGAEHA; from the coding sequence ATGCACATTCGCGATCTTCCCTACTCCGACCCCGGCGTTCCCGATGTGCGGTCAGGTCCGCGCTTCCTGCTGTGGCTGGGCCGCATGCAGCTCGGGGGCCAGGCCAAGGCGCTTGGCTGGGGCACCCTGCACATGGCCTCCGTCGCCCTCGTCCCCGCGATCGTCGGGCTGGCCCTGCAGGCCGTGGTGTCCGGTTCGGGCGGCGGCCTCGCCGAGGCGGGCGGGCTGCTCCTCGTCATCGCCGTCTCGGTCACGGTCGCGGACACGATGCTCCACCGCTCGGCGATCACCAACTGGATCACCGCGGCCGCCCGCGTGCAGCAGTTGCTGGCACGCCGGACGTCCGCCCTGGGGGCGACACTCACTCAGCGGGTCGCGGCGGGTGAGGTGGTGGCCGTCTCCACCGGAGACATCGAGAAGATCGGCTGGTGCGTGGAGGCCGCCTCGCGCTTCAGCGCGGCCCTGCTGACCACCGTCGGCGTCTGCGCCGGCCTGGTCGTCTACGAACCGCAGCTCGGGCTGCTCGTCTCCGCCGGGATGCTGGTGCTGGCCTTCACGGTGCTTCCGCTGCTTCCCCGTGCCACGCGCCGTGCAGACCTGCAGCGTGAGAAGGCGGGACGGGCCACGGAGCTGGCCGCGGACACGGTCGCGGGCCTGCGCGTGCTGCGCGGCATCGGCGGCGAGGAGCTCTTCCTGACCCGGTACCGGCAGGCATCCCAGGAGGTCCGCCGTGCGGCCGTGCGTACCGCGCGGATGTGGGCACTGATCGAGGCGGTTCAGGTCGCACTTCCGGGCCTGCTCCTCGTCGGCGTCGTATGGCACGGGGCGGGCCTCGCACTCGACGGACGCATCGGCGTGGGCGAACTGGTCACGGTGTACGGCGCGGTGACCTTCCTGCTCTTCCCGCTGCGCCTGTTCCAGGAGTTCGCCATGGCCTACTCCTTCTCACGCCCGTCGGCTCAGCGTGCCGTCCGTGTTCTGTCCCTTCGCAGGGGCGGCGGCGCGGACAGCGACGACGGCTCCCGGGAGACCGCCCGGGCCAAGGCGGGAGAGGACGCGGCGCGGACGGAGAGAGCCGAGACGCAGCCGGAGGCCGACGACGCCCTGGGCGGCGACCTCTACGACCCCGTCACCGGACTGCTCGCTCCCGCTGGGCAGTTGACCGCCGTGGTGTGCGGCGACCCGGAGGCGGCGGGCAGGCTGGCCGACCGGCTCGGCGGTCACCCACCGGAAGCCGACGGCTCCGCATCGGTGCTCCTCGGCGGCGTGCCACTCGACGACGTACCGCTCGCGAGTGCGCGCTCAGCGGTGCTCGTCCAGGACAAGGACCCGGTGCTGCTCTCGGGCTCGCTGCGGGAGCTGCTCGACGTGCCCCGCTCCGGTGCGGTGCCGCAGCAGCACGCGCTGGAGGCCGCCCAGTGCGGAGACGTGCTGGACGCGCTGATGCAGGGCGCTCCCGAGACCGGCGGCGATCCGCTCGAGGCATCCGTCACCGAACGCGGACGGTCGCTGTCGGGCGGGCAGCGGCAGCGACTCGCGCTGGCGCGCTCGCTGGTCACCGACCCGCAGGTGCTGGTTCTGGACGAGCCGACGTCGGCGGTCGACGCCCATACCGAGGCCCGCATCGCACGGTCCCTTCGCCGGGTGCGCGCAGACCGTACGACGGTCGTCTTCACCTCGAGCCCGCTGATGCTGGACCAGGCGGAGCGGGTCGTCCTCGTACGCGGCGCGCAGGTGCTCGCCGCCGGATCGCACCGCGAACTGCTGCGCACGCACGCCGGATACAGGGCCGTCGTCACGCGCGAGCCGGAGAAGGAAGCCGGGCCGGAGGCGGATGGCTCCGTCGACGCCTCCCCCGCCGCCGCGCCCTCCCCCGTACCCGACGGTCCCCGTTTCGCCCAGGCGGAAGGAGCTGAGCACGCATGA
- a CDS encoding ABC transporter ATP-binding protein yields MTAPTTPTASPAPGGSADQADSAAPTDSTVRVGVAPPGYDPAASENATTLPVGGPATVRGYVSELLRRHRRAFVTLILVNTVAVVASMVGPYLLGGLVEDLTSGSRDLQIGRVVGLFLLALVLQSFFVREVRLRGAMLGERMLADLREDFLVRSVRLPPGVLERAGTGDLLSRITTDIDRLANAMREAVPHLCVGVVWAALLLGALTATAPPLALAVLIALPVLLIGCRWYYRRAPSAYRSEAAGYAAVAGALAETVDAGRTVEAHRLGARRVALSEQRISQWTAWERYTLWLRSVLFPVVNVTNLLLVAGVLILGGTFVLWGWIGVGQLTTGALLAQMLFEPVGLILRWYDELQVAQVSLGRLVGVREIEPDSGDRKLAPQGRELRADDVRFGYRTGTDVLHGVTMRVPPGTRVALVGPSGAGKSTLGRLLAGIYGPRTGKVALGKAELSRMPADRVRRHVALVNQEHHVFVGSLRDNLLLARTGASDTELWAALAAVDADGWARSLPEGLDSEVGSGGIFVAPAHAQQIALARLVLADPHTLVLDEATSLLDPRAARHLERSLAQVLHGRTVVAIAHRLHTAHDADVIAVVEDGRISELGSHDALVEENGAYAALWRSWHG; encoded by the coding sequence ATGACCGCGCCGACAACGCCGACCGCCTCCCCCGCCCCCGGGGGCTCCGCCGACCAGGCCGACTCCGCGGCCCCAACCGACTCCACCGTCCGCGTCGGCGTCGCCCCGCCCGGCTACGACCCCGCGGCCTCGGAGAACGCGACCACGCTGCCGGTCGGTGGCCCGGCCACCGTCCGCGGCTACGTGAGCGAGCTGCTGCGGAGGCACAGACGCGCCTTCGTCACGCTCATCCTCGTCAACACCGTCGCGGTAGTGGCGTCGATGGTGGGCCCTTATCTGCTGGGCGGTCTCGTGGAGGATCTGACCTCCGGCAGCCGGGACCTGCAGATCGGCCGCGTCGTCGGCCTGTTCCTGCTGGCTCTCGTGCTCCAGAGCTTCTTCGTGCGGGAGGTGCGGCTGCGCGGGGCGATGCTCGGTGAGCGGATGCTGGCGGACCTGCGTGAGGACTTCCTCGTGCGTTCGGTCCGGCTGCCGCCGGGGGTGCTGGAGCGGGCCGGCACGGGGGATCTGCTCTCCCGGATCACCACGGACATCGACCGGCTGGCCAACGCGATGCGCGAGGCCGTACCGCATCTGTGTGTCGGTGTCGTGTGGGCGGCGCTGCTGCTCGGGGCGCTCACGGCCACGGCTCCTCCGCTGGCGCTTGCGGTGCTCATCGCGCTGCCGGTGCTGCTGATCGGCTGCCGCTGGTACTACCGCCGCGCACCCAGCGCGTACCGCTCCGAGGCCGCCGGATACGCGGCCGTGGCAGGTGCCCTGGCGGAGACCGTCGACGCGGGCCGCACGGTGGAGGCCCACCGGCTGGGCGCCCGCCGCGTCGCACTGTCCGAGCAGCGCATCTCGCAGTGGACGGCCTGGGAGCGCTACACGCTCTGGCTGCGCTCCGTCCTCTTCCCGGTCGTCAACGTCACGAATCTGCTGCTCGTGGCGGGTGTGCTGATCCTCGGCGGCACGTTCGTGCTGTGGGGCTGGATCGGCGTGGGCCAGCTGACGACGGGCGCGCTGCTGGCACAGATGCTCTTCGAACCCGTCGGGCTCATCCTGCGCTGGTACGACGAACTCCAGGTCGCCCAGGTCTCCTTGGGCCGGCTCGTCGGTGTCCGGGAGATCGAACCCGACTCCGGCGACAGGAAGCTGGCTCCGCAGGGCCGCGAACTGCGCGCGGACGACGTGCGGTTCGGCTACCGCACCGGCACGGATGTGCTGCATGGAGTCACGATGCGCGTGCCGCCCGGCACCCGCGTCGCGCTCGTGGGGCCCTCCGGGGCGGGCAAGTCCACGCTGGGCCGGCTGCTGGCGGGCATCTACGGTCCCCGCACGGGCAAAGTCGCCCTGGGGAAGGCCGAGTTGTCGAGGATGCCCGCTGATCGCGTCCGCCGTCACGTGGCGCTCGTCAACCAGGAGCATCACGTCTTCGTCGGCTCGCTCCGCGACAACCTGCTGCTGGCCCGCACGGGGGCGAGCGACACCGAACTGTGGGCGGCGCTCGCCGCGGTGGACGCCGACGGATGGGCGCGGTCGCTGCCGGAGGGCCTGGACAGCGAGGTCGGCTCCGGAGGGATCTTCGTCGCCCCGGCGCACGCACAGCAGATCGCGCTGGCGCGGCTGGTGCTGGCCGACCCGCACACGCTCGTGCTCGACGAGGCCACCTCGCTGCTGGACCCGCGTGCGGCCCGGCATCTGGAGCGCTCCCTGGCACAGGTGCTCCATGGGCGCACGGTCGTCGCCATCGCGCACCGGCTGCACACCGCTCACGACGCGGACGTCATCGCCGTCGTGGAAGACGGCCGGATCAGCGAACTGGGCAGCCACGACGCCCTGGTCGAGGAGAACGGCGCGTACGCGGCGCTCTGGCGCTCCTGGCACGGCTGA
- a CDS encoding metal-dependent hydrolase — translation MMGPAHSLSGAAAWLGVGAAAAALEHPMPWPVLLAGALISSGAALAPDLDHKAATISRAFGPLSRGLCGVIDKLSEAVYNSTRGNGERRRSGGHRTLTHTWPWALFLGAGFSAAAVFGGRWAVLVILFIHMVLAVEGLLWRAARVSSDILVWLLGATSAWSLAGVLDQPGNGAGWLFGGQGLEYVWLGLPIVLGALVHNIGDAITISGCPILWPVKISGKRWYPLGTPEFMRFRAGAWVETRLLMPLFMLLGGVGALFALGVFG, via the coding sequence ATGATGGGACCGGCGCATTCGCTGTCGGGGGCGGCCGCGTGGCTGGGAGTAGGCGCGGCGGCAGCCGCCTTGGAGCACCCGATGCCCTGGCCGGTGCTCCTGGCCGGCGCCCTGATCAGCTCGGGCGCCGCCCTCGCGCCGGATCTCGATCACAAGGCCGCCACCATCTCCCGCGCCTTCGGCCCTCTCTCCCGCGGCCTGTGCGGAGTGATCGACAAGCTGTCCGAGGCGGTCTACAACTCCACTCGCGGCAACGGGGAGCGGCGCCGCTCCGGTGGGCACCGCACCCTCACGCACACCTGGCCCTGGGCGCTCTTCCTGGGCGCCGGCTTCTCGGCGGCGGCGGTCTTCGGCGGCCGCTGGGCGGTCCTGGTGATCCTCTTCATCCATATGGTGCTCGCCGTGGAGGGGCTGCTGTGGCGTGCGGCCCGGGTCTCCAGCGACATCCTGGTGTGGCTGCTCGGCGCGACGAGCGCCTGGAGCCTCGCCGGCGTGCTCGACCAACCGGGCAATGGCGCCGGATGGCTCTTCGGCGGGCAGGGCCTGGAGTATGTGTGGCTCGGGCTTCCGATCGTTCTCGGGGCACTGGTCCACAACATCGGCGACGCGATCACCATTTCGGGCTGCCCGATCCTGTGGCCCGTCAAGATAAGCGGCAAGCGCTGGTATCCGCTGGGCACGCCGGAGTTCATGCGATTCCGCGCCGGAGCGTGGGTCGAGACGCGGCTGCTGATGCCCCTGTTCATGCTGCTCGGCGGCGTGGGAGCGCTCTTCGCGCTCGGCGTCTTCGGCTGA
- a CDS encoding DEAD/DEAH box helicase, whose product MGCVTATLIDQMPSDADPDALYEAFSGWAEERGISLYPAQEEALIEVVSGANVILSTPTGSGKSLVAAGAHFAALARDEVTFYTAPIKALVSEKFFDLCKIFGTENVGMLTGDASVNADAPVICCTAEVLASIALRDGAEADIGQVVMDEFHFYAEPDRGWAWQIPLLELPRAQFVLMSATLGDVTRFEEDLTRRTGRDTAVVRSATRPVPLSYEYRTTTLTETVTELLETRQAPVYIVHFTQAQAVERAQALMSINMCTRAEKDEIAKIIGNFRFTTRFGRNLSRYVRHGVGVHHAGMLPKYRRLVERLAQAGLLKVICGTDTLGVGVNVPIRTVLFTALTKYDGSRVRTLRAREFHQIAGRAGRAGFDTSGFVVAQAPEHVVENEKALAKAGDDPKKRRKVVRKKAPEGFVNWGQQTFEKLIASDPEPLNSRFRVTHAMLLSVIARPGDAFAQMRKLLEDNHEDRRSQLRHIRRAIAIYRSLLDGGVVERLDEPDAQGRTVRLTVDLQHDFALNQPLSTFALAAFELLDPESPSYALDMVSVVESTLDDPRQILAAQTNKAKGEAVAQMKADGIEYEERMERLMDVSHPQPLEELLFHAYGLYRKSHPWVGDHPLSPKSVIRDMYERAMTFAEFVSFYELARTEGIVLRYLASAYKALEHTVPDEKKSEDFQDIIEWLGEMVRQVDSSLLDEWEQLANPEEESAEEAQERADHVRPVTANSRAFRVLVRNAMFRRVELAALDKVAELGEMDAESGWDEDAWAEALDGYWDEYDDMGTGPDARGPGLLSIEEVPEEALWRVRQTFADPDDDHDWGISAEVDLTASDEEGRAVIKVTDVGRL is encoded by the coding sequence ATGGGGTGCGTGACAGCCACCCTCATCGATCAGATGCCGAGCGACGCCGACCCCGACGCCCTCTACGAAGCCTTCTCCGGCTGGGCGGAGGAGAGGGGGATCTCGCTCTACCCCGCGCAGGAGGAAGCGCTGATCGAGGTGGTCTCCGGTGCGAACGTGATCCTCTCCACCCCGACCGGCTCCGGGAAGAGCCTGGTCGCCGCGGGCGCCCACTTCGCGGCTCTCGCCCGGGACGAGGTCACCTTCTACACCGCTCCGATCAAGGCCCTGGTCTCGGAGAAGTTCTTCGACCTGTGCAAGATCTTCGGCACCGAGAACGTCGGCATGCTCACCGGCGACGCGTCCGTCAACGCCGACGCCCCCGTCATCTGCTGCACGGCCGAGGTGCTGGCCTCCATCGCACTGCGGGACGGCGCCGAGGCCGACATCGGCCAGGTGGTGATGGACGAGTTCCACTTCTACGCCGAACCTGACCGCGGCTGGGCCTGGCAGATTCCGCTGCTGGAGCTTCCCCGCGCGCAGTTCGTGCTGATGTCGGCGACTCTCGGGGACGTCACCCGCTTCGAGGAGGACCTCACGCGGCGCACGGGCCGCGACACCGCCGTCGTGCGCTCCGCCACCCGCCCCGTGCCGCTGTCGTACGAATACCGGACCACCACGCTGACCGAGACCGTCACGGAGCTTCTGGAGACGCGCCAGGCGCCGGTCTACATCGTGCACTTCACGCAGGCGCAGGCGGTGGAGCGGGCGCAGGCGCTGATGAGCATCAACATGTGCACCCGCGCGGAGAAGGACGAGATCGCCAAGATCATCGGCAACTTCCGCTTCACCACCCGCTTCGGACGCAACCTCTCCCGGTACGTGCGGCACGGCGTCGGAGTGCACCACGCGGGCATGCTGCCCAAGTACCGGCGGCTCGTGGAGCGGCTCGCGCAGGCCGGTCTGCTGAAGGTCATCTGCGGTACCGACACCCTCGGCGTCGGCGTCAACGTGCCCATCCGCACGGTGCTGTTCACAGCCCTCACCAAGTACGACGGCAGCCGCGTGCGCACGCTGCGCGCGCGGGAGTTCCACCAGATCGCGGGCCGTGCGGGACGGGCGGGCTTCGACACCTCCGGTTTCGTCGTCGCCCAGGCCCCCGAGCACGTCGTCGAGAACGAGAAGGCTCTCGCCAAGGCGGGGGACGATCCGAAGAAGCGCCGCAAGGTCGTGCGGAAGAAGGCCCCGGAAGGCTTCGTCAACTGGGGGCAGCAGACCTTCGAGAAGCTGATCGCCTCCGACCCGGAGCCCCTCAACTCCCGCTTCCGCGTGACCCACGCGATGCTCCTGTCCGTGATCGCGCGGCCCGGCGACGCCTTCGCGCAGATGCGCAAGCTGCTGGAGGACAACCACGAGGACCGCCGCTCCCAGCTGCGCCACATCCGCCGGGCGATCGCCATCTACCGCTCGCTGCTGGACGGGGGCGTCGTCGAGCGGCTCGACGAGCCGGACGCGCAGGGCCGCACCGTGCGCCTCACCGTCGACCTCCAGCACGACTTCGCGCTCAACCAGCCCCTGTCCACCTTCGCGCTGGCGGCCTTCGAACTCCTCGACCCCGAATCCCCCTCCTACGCGCTGGACATGGTCTCCGTGGTCGAATCCACGCTCGACGACCCGCGGCAGATCCTGGCCGCCCAGACCAACAAGGCCAAGGGCGAGGCCGTCGCGCAGATGAAGGCGGACGGGATCGAGTACGAGGAGCGGATGGAGCGGCTGATGGACGTCAGCCACCCACAGCCGCTGGAGGAACTGCTCTTCCACGCCTACGGGCTCTACCGCAAGTCCCATCCGTGGGTCGGCGACCACCCCCTCTCCCCCAAGTCGGTCATCCGGGACATGTACGAACGGGCCATGACCTTCGCGGAGTTCGTCTCCTTCTACGAACTGGCCCGCACCGAGGGCATCGTGCTGCGCTACCTCGCCAGCGCCTACAAGGCCCTGGAGCACACCGTCCCCGACGAGAAGAAGTCCGAGGACTTCCAGGACATCATCGAGTGGCTCGGCGAGATGGTCCGCCAGGTCGACTCCAGCCTGCTCGACGAGTGGGAGCAGCTCGCCAACCCGGAGGAAGAGAGCGCCGAGGAGGCGCAGGAACGCGCCGACCACGTCAGGCCCGTCACCGCCAACTCCCGCGCCTTCCGCGTCCTCGTGCGCAACGCGATGTTCCGGCGGGTGGAGCTCGCCGCGCTGGACAAGGTCGCGGAACTGGGCGAGATGGACGCCGAGTCCGGCTGGGACGAGGACGCCTGGGCCGAGGCCCTGGACGGCTACTGGGACGAGTACGACGACATGGGCACCGGCCCCGACGCCCGCGGCCCGGGCCTCCTGAGCATCGAGGAGGTGCCGGAGGAGGCCCTGTGGCGCGTGCGGCAGACCTTCGCCGACCCGGATGACGACCACGACTGGGGCATCTCCGCCGAGGTCGACCTCACCGCCTCCGACGAGGAGGGCCGCGCCGTGATCAAGGTGACCGACGTGGGCCGGCTGTGA
- a CDS encoding acyl-CoA thioesterase → MTSPAEQLAGLLDLEQIEINIFRGRSPRENLQRVFGGQVAGQALVAAGRTTDGQRPVHSLHAYFLRPGVPGVPIVYQVERVRDGRSFTTRRVVAVQQGRTIFNLTASFHQPELGIDHQVPMPDVPDPESLPKLADEIRDHLGELPGSLERMERRMAFDIRYVERLRWEAGELRDTEPRSGVWMRAIGSLGDDPLVHTCALTYASDMTLLDAVRIPIEPLWGPRGFDMASLDHAMWFHRPFRADEWFLYQQESPIATGGRGLARGQIFDGEGRLIVSVMQEGLFRKLGG, encoded by the coding sequence ATGACCAGCCCCGCAGAGCAGCTCGCCGGGCTGCTCGACCTGGAGCAGATCGAGATCAACATCTTCCGGGGGCGCAGCCCGCGGGAGAATCTCCAGCGCGTCTTCGGCGGCCAGGTCGCCGGGCAGGCCCTCGTCGCCGCCGGGCGCACCACGGACGGGCAGCGCCCCGTGCACTCTCTGCACGCGTACTTCCTGCGGCCGGGTGTGCCCGGGGTTCCCATCGTGTACCAGGTCGAACGGGTGCGGGATGGCCGTTCGTTCACCACGCGGCGTGTGGTGGCCGTGCAGCAGGGCCGGACCATCTTCAACCTCACCGCCTCCTTCCATCAGCCGGAACTGGGCATCGACCATCAGGTCCCGATGCCCGACGTGCCGGACCCGGAGAGTCTTCCGAAGCTGGCCGACGAGATCCGCGACCACCTCGGCGAACTCCCCGGATCCCTCGAGCGCATGGAACGCCGGATGGCGTTCGACATCCGCTATGTGGAGCGGCTGCGCTGGGAGGCGGGCGAGCTGCGGGACACCGAGCCGCGCAGCGGGGTGTGGATGCGGGCCATCGGCTCGCTCGGTGACGACCCGCTCGTGCACACCTGCGCCCTCACCTACGCCAGCGACATGACACTCCTCGACGCCGTACGCATCCCCATCGAGCCGCTGTGGGGCCCGCGGGGCTTCGACATGGCCTCCCTGGATCACGCGATGTGGTTCCACAGGCCGTTCCGCGCCGACGAGTGGTTCCTCTATCAGCAGGAGTCCCCCATCGCGACGGGCGGCCGGGGACTGGCCCGCGGGCAGATCTTCGACGGCGAAGGCCGACTGATCGTCTCGGTGATGCAGGAGGGCCTGTTCAGAAAGCTGGGCGGCTGA
- a CDS encoding DUF6397 family protein, with protein sequence MHDDVAMSTAAKELGLEPGEMALAAQLGHVRTVRAEDSATTLRVGRGPVRRRVPRDELARLRAAEDFPNGLRERLRVVDAGGGAELLGVTGARFARLARGGCFSPVRFYLNRYRTVVWLYLAQELNSFAENRPELLSGILPRGLRMLLAEGVDLRAGHWRGRRVGQLCRQAEGPWEAAAARAAVLSEEILREAVPDEGERARLSALRPELVPFRGRPPAVREVAEELCKAAAEDEIFWQRLMLAADLESARASEARAPEDAAELAHSAGPAHGAGPSDSTDGKASWPAGRTQTCTWRPPARTGLGPPPDRGARTGVAGSHSHGRSRPVEQRARVLNALRAPRQRPPWWGSALGPERPRGFSRPAF encoded by the coding sequence ATGCACGACGACGTCGCGATGAGTACGGCCGCGAAGGAACTGGGCCTGGAACCGGGCGAGATGGCGCTCGCCGCGCAGCTCGGGCACGTACGTACGGTGCGCGCAGAGGACTCGGCGACCACGCTGCGTGTGGGCCGGGGGCCGGTTCGCCGCCGGGTGCCCCGTGACGAACTGGCCAGGCTGCGGGCCGCGGAGGACTTCCCGAACGGGTTGCGGGAACGGCTGCGTGTCGTCGACGCGGGCGGCGGCGCCGAGCTGCTCGGCGTCACGGGGGCTCGGTTCGCCCGCCTGGCACGGGGCGGCTGTTTCAGTCCGGTGCGCTTCTACTTGAACCGGTACCGGACGGTGGTGTGGCTGTACCTGGCGCAGGAGTTGAACTCCTTCGCCGAGAACCGTCCGGAACTGCTCTCCGGAATCCTCCCGCGCGGGCTGCGCATGCTGTTGGCCGAAGGGGTGGACCTGCGGGCGGGGCATTGGCGTGGCCGCCGTGTGGGCCAGCTGTGCCGGCAGGCGGAGGGGCCGTGGGAGGCAGCAGCGGCCCGGGCGGCTGTGCTCAGCGAGGAGATCCTGCGGGAGGCGGTCCCGGACGAGGGCGAGCGGGCCCGTCTGAGCGCCTTGCGGCCCGAGTTGGTGCCCTTCCGCGGCAGACCCCCGGCCGTCCGGGAGGTGGCGGAGGAGCTGTGCAAGGCAGCCGCCGAGGATGAGATCTTCTGGCAACGCCTCATGCTGGCGGCCGACTTGGAGAGCGCACGCGCATCGGAGGCCCGCGCTCCCGAGGATGCCGCCGAGCTGGCTCACTCGGCCGGCCCGGCCCACGGCGCCGGTCCGTCCGATTCCACGGATGGGAAAGCCAGTTGGCCGGCGGGACGAACTCAGACGTGTACCTGGCGCCCGCCTGCGCGTACGGGACTTGGCCCGCCTCCGGACAGGGGAGCGCGGACGGGCGTGGCCGGCAGCCATAGCCACGGGAGGTCGCGCCCCGTCGAGCAAAGAGCCCGCGTGCTGAACGCCCTGCGCGCTCCGCGTCAGCGGCCACCCTGGTGGGGCAGCGCCCTCGGGCCTGAGCGCCCGAGGGGATTCAGCCGCCCAGCTTTCTGA